One part of the Futiania mangrovi genome encodes these proteins:
- the gmk gene encoding guanylate kinase, translated as MHFTTIARRGLMLVLSSPSGAGKTTLSRRLLAEDEGLVMSVSATTRKPRPGEIDGRDYLFVDEPRFVQMIGEGAFLEHAKVFGNYYGTPRSFVESELSIGRDVLFDIDWQGTQQLAQAMGEDLVRVFILPPSMQELAERLRKRAQDSAAVVQMRMSKAADELSHWAEYDYVFVNDDVEVSLARLKAILLAERLKRFRQHGLTQFVRHLLEGH; from the coding sequence ATGCACTTCACCACGATTGCCCGGCGCGGCCTGATGCTGGTGCTCTCATCGCCGTCGGGCGCGGGCAAGACGACCTTGTCGCGCCGCCTGCTGGCGGAGGACGAGGGGCTTGTCATGTCCGTCTCGGCCACAACGCGCAAGCCGCGGCCGGGCGAGATCGACGGGCGCGACTATCTCTTCGTCGACGAACCGCGCTTCGTCCAGATGATCGGGGAGGGGGCCTTCCTCGAGCATGCCAAGGTCTTCGGCAATTACTATGGCACGCCACGGTCGTTCGTGGAGAGCGAACTGTCCATCGGGCGGGACGTGCTCTTCGACATCGACTGGCAGGGCACCCAGCAGCTTGCCCAGGCGATGGGTGAGGACCTGGTGCGCGTGTTCATCCTGCCGCCGTCGATGCAGGAGCTGGCAGAGCGTCTGAGGAAACGCGCGCAAGACTCTGCCGCCGTTGTGCAAATGCGCATGTCGAAGGCCGCCGACGAGCTAAGCCACTGGGCCGAGTACGACTATGTCTTCGTCAATGACGACGTGGAGGTGTCGCTCGCGCGGCTGAAGGCGATCCTCCTGGCGGAGCGGCTGAAGCGCTTCCGCCAGCACGGCCTCACCCAGTTCGTGCGCCATCTCCTCGAAGGGCACTGA
- the rsmA gene encoding 16S rRNA (adenine(1518)-N(6)/adenine(1519)-N(6))-dimethyltransferase RsmA has product MSTDPLPPLREVIRRHDLGARKSLGQNFLLDLNLTRKIARASGPLEGATVVEVGPGPGGLTRGLLMEGAGRVIAIERDSRCLPALQEIAAAYPGRLDIVEADALDVDYRALVGHEPARIVANLPYNVGTRLLTGWLSTMEWPPFWESLTLMFQKEVAERIAARPSTPDWGRLSVLAQWRSKPHILFEVPPQAFVPAPKVTSAVVQIVPTAAPEGVALGDLETITARAFAGRRKMLRQSLKGLPVDVPALLLEAGVPDTLRADALDLDGYLRLARAFSALRGDGARTG; this is encoded by the coding sequence ATGAGCACCGACCCCCTGCCGCCCTTGCGGGAGGTGATCCGCCGCCACGACCTCGGCGCGCGCAAGAGCCTCGGCCAGAACTTCCTGCTGGATCTGAACCTGACGCGCAAGATCGCCCGTGCCTCTGGACCGCTGGAGGGGGCCACCGTGGTCGAGGTAGGCCCGGGGCCCGGCGGGTTGACGCGCGGGCTTCTGATGGAGGGCGCAGGCCGCGTCATCGCGATTGAGCGGGACTCGCGCTGCCTGCCCGCACTGCAGGAGATCGCGGCCGCCTATCCGGGCCGCCTCGACATCGTGGAGGCCGACGCGCTCGACGTCGATTACCGCGCGCTTGTGGGCCACGAGCCTGCACGGATCGTCGCGAACCTGCCCTACAATGTGGGAACGCGGCTGCTCACGGGCTGGCTCAGCACCATGGAGTGGCCGCCTTTCTGGGAGAGTCTGACCCTCATGTTCCAGAAGGAGGTGGCGGAACGGATCGCAGCCCGCCCCTCCACACCCGACTGGGGGCGGCTGAGCGTGCTCGCCCAATGGCGCAGCAAGCCGCACATCCTGTTCGAGGTGCCGCCCCAGGCCTTCGTGCCCGCCCCGAAGGTCACCTCAGCGGTCGTGCAGATCGTGCCGACCGCGGCGCCCGAGGGTGTCGCGCTCGGCGATCTCGAAACGATCACGGCACGCGCGTTCGCCGGGCGGCGCAAGATGCTGCGGCAGAGCCTGAAGGGGCTTCCCGTGGATGTGCCTGCGCTCCTTCTGGAGGCGGGGGTGCCCGACACGCTGCGCGCCGATGCGCTCGACCTCGACGGCTACCTGCGGCTGGCGCGCGCGTTCAGTGCCCTTCGAGGAGATGGCGCACGAACTGGGTGA
- the pdxA gene encoding 4-hydroxythreonine-4-phosphate dehydrogenase PdxA — MGDPAGVAPELTLKAWAAVRGGLHRTLIADADANLLAETAARHRIAVSISRIEDLGATPSMQASEDVLFVRHRPIGAPARAGVPDAAHAAAVIASLEACAADALAGRAAAVVTNPVSKHTLHAAGFPFPGQTEFFEDRAGARGLMMLVSPKLRVVPLTIHVPLRDVPDAVTREGILGALRIMDRVLREDFGIPQPHIAVSGLNPHAGEAGDIGTEEIDTIAPAIAAAEAEGISARGPLPADTMFHDAARTGYDAALCMYHDQALVASKALDFDNGVNATVGLPIIRTSPDHGTAFDIAGKGVARPDSLIAAILLADLLASRREGAQ, encoded by the coding sequence ATGGGCGACCCGGCCGGGGTCGCACCGGAACTGACGCTCAAGGCCTGGGCGGCGGTGCGTGGCGGTCTGCACCGGACGCTGATTGCGGATGCCGACGCGAATCTGCTGGCGGAGACGGCGGCGCGGCACCGGATTGCCGTGTCCATCTCCCGAATCGAGGACCTCGGCGCCACCCCCTCGATGCAGGCCTCGGAAGATGTCCTCTTCGTGCGGCACCGCCCGATTGGGGCACCGGCCCGCGCCGGGGTGCCCGATGCGGCCCACGCAGCCGCCGTGATCGCCAGCCTGGAGGCGTGCGCCGCCGATGCACTGGCCGGACGGGCGGCGGCGGTCGTGACCAACCCCGTTTCAAAGCATACGCTGCATGCTGCGGGTTTCCCCTTTCCCGGGCAGACAGAGTTTTTCGAGGACCGCGCCGGCGCGCGCGGCCTGATGATGCTGGTTTCCCCGAAGCTCCGGGTGGTTCCGCTCACCATCCATGTCCCCTTGCGCGACGTGCCCGACGCGGTGACGCGGGAGGGGATCCTCGGCGCCTTGCGCATCATGGACCGCGTTCTGCGCGAGGACTTCGGCATCCCGCAGCCGCACATCGCCGTGTCGGGTCTCAATCCCCACGCGGGCGAGGCGGGCGACATCGGCACGGAGGAGATCGACACCATCGCGCCCGCCATTGCCGCGGCCGAGGCTGAGGGGATATCCGCCCGCGGCCCGCTGCCCGCCGACACCATGTTCCACGACGCGGCAAGGACCGGATACGATGCGGCGCTCTGCATGTACCACGACCAGGCGCTGGTCGCGTCCAAGGCGCTCGACTTCGACAATGGCGTGAACGCGACGGTCGGACTGCCGATCATTCGCACGTCGCCCGATCATGGCACGGCATTCGACATCGCGGGCAAGGGCGTTGCGCGCCCCGACAGCCTGATCGCGGCGATCCTGCTTGCCGACCTGCTCGCATCCCGGCGGGAGGGCGCGCAATGA
- a CDS encoding peptidylprolyl isomerase yields the protein MFRTARYAASFLFSLVLLTGMGSHADAQTVQRIAAVVNDEIVSTYDLDQRLRLVISASNREPTQDLLARLQPQVLRSLIDERLQLQEARRRGIEVGADEVDRGIAQIAQRNNISVEQLYARFRAFDVSPETFRDQIRAEIAWNALVRGRFASRVTVSQDEVQAVYRRIAAQSGSEQYRVSEIFLAIDQPGRAAEVRQNAERLIEQLRSGASFASIASQFSESTSAANGGDIGWVTRGQLDPVLDRALAGLQTGMIAGPLETEAGVYILGLADKRAAQPVGGQTRLTLSQIVVPVTPQAPADEVAAAQARASEARRRMESCEAVESIRADYSPLSGALGALTPADLPPAFRSAVAAVAPGETTAPIRTENGFHVLMLCDREENTPDPQLMERIEGQLRDQQLTVLARRYLRDLRRDSTIVVR from the coding sequence ATGTTCCGCACCGCAAGATACGCTGCCAGCTTCCTGTTTTCGCTCGTGCTTCTGACAGGCATGGGTTCCCACGCCGACGCCCAGACCGTGCAGCGGATCGCCGCCGTCGTGAACGACGAGATCGTGTCCACCTACGACCTCGACCAGCGGCTTCGGCTCGTGATCTCCGCCAGCAACCGGGAGCCGACGCAGGATCTGCTTGCGCGGCTGCAGCCGCAGGTGCTGCGGAGCCTGATCGACGAGCGCCTGCAGCTTCAGGAGGCCCGCCGCCGGGGTATCGAGGTCGGTGCGGACGAGGTCGATCGCGGCATCGCCCAGATCGCGCAGCGCAACAATATAAGCGTCGAGCAGCTTTATGCCCGGTTCCGGGCGTTCGACGTGTCGCCGGAGACGTTCCGCGACCAGATCCGTGCCGAGATCGCGTGGAACGCGCTGGTGCGCGGTCGGTTCGCCTCGCGCGTCACCGTGAGCCAGGACGAGGTGCAGGCCGTCTACCGCCGCATCGCCGCGCAGTCCGGCTCCGAGCAGTACCGCGTGTCGGAGATATTCCTTGCCATCGACCAGCCGGGCCGCGCGGCGGAGGTACGCCAGAACGCGGAGCGCCTGATCGAGCAATTGCGCTCCGGCGCTTCCTTCGCCTCCATCGCCAGCCAGTTCAGCGAGTCGACGAGCGCGGCCAATGGCGGCGACATCGGCTGGGTGACGCGCGGCCAGCTCGATCCTGTCCTCGACCGGGCGCTTGCCGGGCTCCAGACGGGCATGATCGCCGGGCCGCTGGAGACGGAGGCCGGTGTGTACATCCTCGGGCTCGCCGACAAGCGGGCCGCCCAACCCGTCGGCGGTCAAACCCGCCTCACCCTGTCGCAAATCGTGGTCCCCGTGACACCGCAGGCGCCGGCGGACGAGGTGGCGGCCGCCCAGGCCCGCGCGAGCGAGGCCCGCAGGCGCATGGAAAGCTGCGAGGCGGTGGAAAGCATCCGGGCGGATTATTCGCCGCTCTCAGGCGCGCTGGGTGCGCTCACGCCCGCCGATCTGCCACCCGCGTTCCGCTCGGCGGTGGCAGCGGTCGCGCCCGGCGAGACGACGGCACCGATCCGCACCGAGAACGGCTTCCATGTCCTGATGCTCTGTGACCGGGAGGAAAATACTCCCGACCCCCAGCTCATGGAGCGGATCGAGGGGCAACTCAGGGACCAGCAGCTTACCGTGCTGGCGCGGCGCTACCTGCGTGACCTGCGCCGCGACTCCACCATCGTCGTGCGCTAG
- a CDS encoding LPS-assembly protein LptD → MSVWQGREIRRHGRPRPGVAAFVLAAAVMAAVPPSVTLAQDPPAGPLPQYGDLIEGGGEGLLIADELIYDREARTVTASGGVEIFYRGRRLYAERLTYNEATGAVDAHGNVTLVDEAGNAVYATGLSIDGDLRDGIAEGVAARIGPQAKVAGARMKRTEGRLTVIERAVYSPCNVCEENPTPFWQIKARTVTHDLERKVIAYEDPQLEIMGTPVAWLPYFEHPDPSVKRQSGFLLPSFFSSSSLGYGASVPYHLVLAPNRDVTLTPQFLSDEWPVLGVEYRERTQTGQFRLEGTGTIADIEDGLGNTTSSDAFRGALFGDGRFALGDTATWGFDLELTTDDTFLRRYRISSDDRLASRLFAERFGDREFWSASALYFQGLRQTDKPGLTPIVLPFLEYANALDGRVLGGEITVEASALALTRTDGSDTYRLSGTVGWERRFLIDNGLVFTGFGSLRTDLYQVMEGADPLNPATDLATDTTFRVVPTVGAEVSWPLFRPGGRVDQVLEPIVQLVVSPYGTDDPGIPNEDSASFEFDETNLFAKDRFPGIDSVEPGPRINVGVRYTAFAGNIGSAEVTFGQSFRLKDAMVFTAASGLRDQSSDYVGRIALNWQDNFSLVHRFRLNRDDLSYERAEVGIRGGPDWWRSSATYVKLTGDPAVAGLTAREEFNLGTDLQIDNNWAVRGGWRRDLDASRSVEAGAGLFYADECLEVELSVRRRFTRDRDIEPSTSLNLRINLLTLG, encoded by the coding sequence ATGAGCGTGTGGCAGGGCCGGGAAATCAGGCGCCACGGCCGGCCGCGGCCAGGCGTTGCGGCGTTCGTCCTGGCCGCAGCGGTCATGGCTGCCGTGCCGCCGTCCGTGACGCTCGCCCAGGACCCGCCGGCGGGTCCGCTGCCGCAATATGGCGACCTCATCGAAGGCGGCGGCGAAGGGCTGCTGATCGCGGACGAACTGATCTACGACCGCGAGGCACGGACGGTGACCGCCTCGGGCGGGGTGGAGATCTTCTACCGCGGTCGGCGTCTTTATGCCGAACGCCTGACCTACAATGAGGCAACAGGCGCGGTCGACGCGCACGGGAACGTTACGCTCGTCGACGAGGCCGGAAATGCGGTCTACGCCACCGGTCTCAGCATCGACGGCGACCTGCGCGACGGAATTGCCGAGGGGGTGGCCGCGCGCATCGGGCCGCAGGCGAAGGTTGCCGGGGCCCGCATGAAGCGGACGGAAGGCCGCCTGACCGTGATCGAACGGGCAGTCTACAGCCCGTGCAACGTGTGCGAGGAGAACCCGACGCCGTTCTGGCAGATCAAGGCGCGCACGGTCACGCACGACCTCGAACGCAAGGTCATCGCCTACGAGGATCCGCAACTGGAGATCATGGGCACCCCGGTCGCATGGCTGCCCTATTTCGAGCATCCGGACCCGAGCGTGAAGCGGCAGAGCGGTTTCCTGCTGCCGAGCTTCTTCAGTTCGTCGTCGCTGGGCTACGGCGCATCCGTTCCCTATCATCTCGTGCTGGCGCCGAACCGCGACGTGACGCTGACGCCGCAGTTCCTGTCCGACGAGTGGCCCGTGCTGGGCGTGGAGTACCGCGAGCGGACGCAGACCGGCCAGTTCCGGCTGGAAGGAACCGGAACCATCGCCGACATCGAGGACGGCCTCGGCAACACGACGAGCAGCGACGCGTTTCGCGGCGCGCTGTTCGGCGACGGCCGGTTTGCGCTGGGCGACACCGCAACCTGGGGCTTCGACCTGGAACTGACCACAGACGACACCTTCCTGCGCCGCTACCGGATCAGCAGCGACGACCGGCTGGCCTCCCGCCTCTTTGCCGAGCGCTTCGGCGACCGGGAGTTCTGGAGTGCGAGCGCGCTGTACTTCCAGGGGCTCCGCCAGACGGACAAGCCCGGCCTGACACCGATCGTCCTGCCGTTCCTCGAATATGCCAACGCGCTCGACGGGCGGGTGCTCGGCGGCGAGATCACGGTAGAGGCGAGCGCGCTGGCCCTGACCCGCACCGACGGCTCCGACACCTACCGGTTGTCCGGAACGGTCGGCTGGGAACGCCGGTTCCTGATAGACAACGGCCTGGTCTTCACGGGATTCGGATCGCTGCGCACGGACCTCTACCAGGTCATGGAGGGAGCCGACCCGCTCAACCCGGCCACGGACCTTGCGACCGACACGACCTTCCGCGTCGTTCCCACGGTCGGCGCCGAGGTGAGCTGGCCGCTGTTCCGGCCGGGCGGGCGCGTGGACCAGGTGCTGGAGCCCATCGTCCAGCTTGTCGTCAGCCCCTACGGGACAGACGATCCCGGCATCCCCAACGAAGACAGCGCGAGCTTCGAATTCGACGAGACGAACCTCTTCGCCAAGGACCGCTTTCCGGGGATCGACAGCGTGGAGCCCGGCCCGCGGATCAACGTGGGCGTGCGCTATACGGCATTCGCCGGCAACATCGGAAGCGCCGAGGTGACATTCGGACAGAGTTTCCGGCTGAAGGACGCGATGGTCTTTACCGCGGCGTCGGGCCTGCGCGACCAGAGTTCCGACTATGTGGGCCGCATCGCGCTCAACTGGCAGGACAATTTCAGCCTCGTGCACCGGTTCCGGCTCAATCGGGACGACCTGAGCTACGAGCGCGCAGAGGTCGGAATCCGCGGCGGCCCGGACTGGTGGCGGAGCAGCGCGACCTATGTGAAGCTGACCGGGGATCCGGCGGTGGCGGGCCTGACGGCGCGGGAGGAGTTCAACCTCGGAACCGACCTGCAGATCGACAACAACTGGGCGGTGCGCGGCGGTTGGCGCCGCGACCTGGACGCCAGCCGCAGCGTCGAGGCGGGTGCCGGACTGTTCTATGCCGACGAGTGCCTGGAAGTGGAATTGAGCGTGCGCCGCCGGTTCACACGCGACCGCGACATCGAGCCGTCGACCTCCCTCAACCTGCGGATCAACCTGCTGACGCTGGGCTAG
- the lptG gene encoding LPS export ABC transporter permease LptG, whose amino-acid sequence MQIAGFTLSRYLAREFLVAILAVFALCIGLVFLADMVELLRRATRSPDVSFATVATMAALHTPMIAQKAFPFAVLLGAMAAFIRLGRNNELVVARAAGVSVWQFLAPPVAVAVVAGFAIPTVYSPVAAAFTQRYQVLEGRYLTGRTNLLTVSAGGLWLRQTSEGRVSIVHALRSQDGGRVLEDVTVFQYDVMDDFDRRLDAVTATLIPGAWQLDGVTESKPGAAPNQLERLNVPTTLTLDQIQESFAPPETMSFWELPAFIRVLESSGFPAARHRLHWHALISQPMLLAAMVLVAAAFSLRLQRLGGITKLLGGGVAAGFGLYFVSDVALALGLSGAIPPAMAAWTPAAIAAMLGAAALFHIEDG is encoded by the coding sequence ATGCAGATCGCCGGTTTCACCCTGTCCCGCTACCTCGCACGCGAGTTCCTGGTCGCGATCCTGGCTGTGTTCGCCCTGTGCATCGGCCTCGTGTTCCTGGCGGACATGGTAGAACTTCTGCGCCGGGCGACACGCAGCCCCGACGTGTCCTTTGCAACCGTTGCCACGATGGCCGCGCTGCACACGCCGATGATCGCGCAAAAGGCGTTTCCGTTCGCCGTCCTGCTGGGCGCGATGGCCGCCTTCATCCGGCTCGGCCGCAACAACGAGCTCGTGGTGGCGCGGGCCGCAGGCGTTTCGGTGTGGCAGTTCCTGGCCCCGCCCGTTGCGGTCGCGGTGGTCGCCGGGTTCGCCATCCCCACCGTCTACAGCCCGGTCGCGGCTGCCTTCACGCAGCGTTACCAGGTGCTCGAGGGGCGGTATCTGACGGGCCGCACCAATCTTCTGACGGTCTCGGCAGGCGGGCTGTGGCTGCGGCAAACGAGTGAAGGGCGCGTCTCGATCGTCCATGCGCTGCGGTCGCAGGACGGCGGGCGGGTGCTGGAGGACGTCACGGTCTTCCAGTACGACGTGATGGATGACTTCGACCGGCGCCTCGATGCCGTGACAGCCACGCTCATCCCCGGCGCCTGGCAACTCGATGGCGTGACCGAGAGCAAGCCGGGGGCCGCACCGAATCAGCTGGAGCGGCTGAACGTGCCGACTACGCTCACACTCGACCAGATCCAGGAGAGTTTCGCCCCTCCGGAGACGATGTCGTTCTGGGAATTGCCTGCCTTCATCCGGGTCCTCGAAAGCTCCGGCTTCCCGGCTGCGCGGCACCGTCTCCACTGGCACGCGCTTATCTCGCAACCGATGCTCCTTGCGGCGATGGTCCTTGTGGCGGCGGCATTTTCTCTTCGTTTGCAAAGACTTGGTGGAATTACAAAGCTGCTGGGCGGCGGGGTGGCCGCGGGCTTCGGTCTCTATTTCGTCTCCGACGTCGCACTCGCGCTTGGGTTGTCCGGCGCCATCCCGCCCGCCATGGCGGCATGGACACCGGCGGCGATCGCCGCCATGCTCGGCGCCGCAGCACTCTTCCATATCGAGGACGGTTGA
- the lptF gene encoding LPS export ABC transporter permease LptF codes for MGALFRYLFRQVLLPFVFFTLVLSVVIWLTQSLRILDVILNKGQSAITFLEIAALLMPKALVVVLPISLFCAVLYALHRLATESELVVIWAAGRSSLGIAAPVLMLGVLVTLVLYAFTLYLVPASARASRDKLFEIQTDLAAAVLEEGVFSTPVAGLTVYIREMRRSGEMLGIMVHDNRTPEAPVTYMAGSGALLSTGEGPRLVMLNGTIQRVSTDGRLDFLDFERYSYDLAQFAQATNERALKPSEQFIGELFFPEGDLDATQRWRLAAEGHEQLSTPLYALMLASVGICGLLGLGSMRRGMGTRILVIVAVAVVIRLSGLALQNLAVRIPPIIVLTYAWPLAATVVPMLLLAHGLPAWAKPRRRKAA; via the coding sequence ATGGGCGCACTCTTCCGATATCTCTTCCGGCAGGTGCTGCTGCCCTTCGTGTTCTTCACGCTGGTGCTGTCGGTGGTGATCTGGCTGACCCAGTCGCTGCGCATCCTCGACGTGATCCTGAACAAGGGCCAATCCGCGATCACCTTCCTGGAGATCGCCGCGCTGCTGATGCCGAAGGCGCTGGTGGTGGTGCTTCCGATCTCTCTCTTTTGCGCCGTGCTCTATGCGCTGCACCGGCTGGCGACGGAGAGCGAGCTTGTCGTCATCTGGGCGGCTGGGCGGTCCTCCCTCGGCATCGCGGCGCCTGTGCTCATGTTGGGGGTGCTGGTCACGCTGGTGCTCTATGCCTTCACGCTCTATCTCGTGCCGGCATCGGCGCGCGCGTCGCGCGACAAGCTCTTCGAGATCCAGACCGACCTTGCCGCCGCCGTGCTGGAGGAAGGGGTGTTCTCGACGCCGGTCGCGGGCCTGACCGTCTATATCCGCGAGATGCGGCGGTCCGGAGAGATGCTGGGCATCATGGTGCACGACAACCGCACGCCGGAGGCGCCGGTCACCTACATGGCCGGCAGCGGCGCACTGCTGAGCACCGGCGAGGGGCCGCGCCTCGTGATGCTCAACGGCACGATCCAGCGCGTCTCCACCGATGGCCGGCTCGATTTCCTCGATTTCGAACGCTACTCCTACGATCTCGCCCAGTTCGCACAGGCCACCAACGAGCGCGCGCTGAAGCCCAGCGAGCAGTTCATCGGAGAGCTGTTCTTTCCCGAGGGCGACCTCGACGCCACGCAGCGCTGGCGCCTTGCGGCCGAGGGCCATGAGCAACTGAGTACGCCGCTCTATGCCCTGATGCTGGCGTCCGTCGGGATCTGCGGTCTGCTTGGTCTCGGCAGCATGCGCCGCGGCATGGGGACGCGTATCCTGGTCATCGTGGCGGTCGCCGTGGTGATCCGCCTCAGCGGCCTCGCCCTGCAGAATCTCGCGGTCCGTATCCCGCCGATCATCGTGCTGACCTATGCCTGGCCGCTGGCCGCAACCGTGGTGCCGATGCTGCTTCTTGCCCACGGCCTTCCCGCCTGGGCCAAGCCGCGCCGGCGCAAGGCGGCCTGA
- a CDS encoding leucyl aminopeptidase: MKIKFTGLDATEAAKAKGAVVVGVLKDEGLSPVAAMLDEASGGTISRAFKVGKFTGKAGETLGIVAPQGLACDRVVLVGLGARGDLGDRAAEAAGGHAAAALGEAEEMTAVLDALSASDDAAALAARFAFGARLRTYRFDKYRTKSDERKAARLSAIVVQCEAADKAKKAYDPLDAVADGVFLARDLVNEPANVLHPEEFAKRAEKLSKLGVEVEVLGEKEMKKLGMNTLLAVGMGSERESQLVVMRWQGAKDKDAAPLVLVGKGVCFDTGGISLKPAAKMEEMTMDMGGAAAVTGTMHALASRKAKANVVGIIGLVENMPDGRAQRPGDVVTSMSGQTVEVINTDAEGRLVLCDALWYAQDRFKPKAMVDLATLTGAIIISLGHEYAGLFSNDDALAGALSAAGDASGEGVWRFPMSDAYDKKLKSRVADMANVSGGRDAGSITAAQFLKRFVNDVPWAHLDIAGTAYVSEDKPTVPKYGTGFGVRLLDRLVADVYED; the protein is encoded by the coding sequence ATGAAGATCAAGTTTACCGGGCTCGACGCGACCGAAGCCGCCAAGGCCAAGGGCGCGGTGGTGGTCGGCGTCCTGAAGGACGAGGGGCTGAGCCCCGTCGCCGCGATGCTGGACGAGGCATCGGGCGGAACGATCTCGCGTGCCTTCAAGGTCGGAAAGTTTACTGGCAAGGCGGGTGAGACGCTCGGCATCGTCGCGCCGCAGGGGCTTGCCTGCGACCGGGTGGTGCTGGTGGGCCTCGGCGCGCGCGGCGACCTCGGGGATCGGGCCGCGGAGGCCGCGGGCGGGCACGCCGCCGCGGCGCTGGGCGAGGCGGAGGAGATGACTGCGGTTCTCGACGCGCTCAGCGCCTCCGACGACGCGGCTGCCCTTGCGGCACGCTTTGCGTTCGGCGCGCGGCTGCGCACTTACCGCTTCGACAAGTACCGCACGAAATCGGACGAGAGGAAGGCCGCGCGCCTGTCGGCCATCGTCGTCCAGTGCGAGGCGGCCGACAAGGCGAAGAAGGCTTACGACCCGCTCGATGCGGTGGCCGATGGTGTGTTTCTGGCGCGCGATCTGGTGAACGAGCCCGCGAACGTCCTGCATCCGGAGGAGTTCGCGAAGCGGGCCGAAAAGCTCTCCAAGCTCGGGGTCGAGGTCGAGGTGCTGGGCGAGAAGGAGATGAAGAAGCTCGGCATGAACACGCTGCTCGCAGTCGGCATGGGCAGCGAGCGCGAAAGCCAGCTCGTCGTCATGCGCTGGCAGGGGGCGAAGGACAAGGACGCGGCACCGCTCGTCCTCGTCGGCAAGGGCGTGTGCTTCGACACGGGCGGCATCTCGCTGAAGCCCGCCGCGAAGATGGAAGAGATGACGATGGACATGGGCGGCGCGGCCGCCGTGACCGGCACCATGCATGCGCTCGCCAGCCGCAAGGCGAAGGCGAACGTCGTCGGCATCATCGGCCTTGTTGAGAACATGCCCGACGGGCGCGCGCAGCGTCCGGGCGACGTGGTGACCTCCATGTCCGGCCAGACGGTCGAGGTCATCAACACCGACGCAGAGGGCCGGCTCGTCCTGTGCGACGCGCTCTGGTATGCGCAGGACCGTTTCAAGCCGAAGGCCATGGTCGACCTCGCGACGCTGACGGGGGCGATCATCATCTCGCTGGGGCACGAGTATGCGGGCCTCTTCTCCAACGACGACGCGCTGGCGGGCGCGCTCTCGGCAGCGGGCGATGCTTCGGGCGAGGGCGTCTGGCGCTTCCCCATGTCGGACGCATACGACAAGAAGCTGAAGTCGCGCGTCGCGGACATGGCGAACGTGTCGGGCGGGCGCGACGCGGGCTCGATCACGGCGGCGCAGTTCCTCAAGCGGTTCGTCAACGACGTGCCCTGGGCCCATCTCGACATCGCCGGAACGGCCTATGTGTCGGAGGACAAGCCTACGGTGCCGAAGTACGGCACGGGCTTCGGCGTGCGCCTTCTCGACCGGCTCGTCGCCGACGTCTACGAGGATTGA
- a CDS encoding DNA polymerase III subunit chi: MEVSFYHLQRQPLDAALPVLLEKALERGWRAIVRGPVRERLEALDTHLWTYDDASFLPHGLAGAGPDPAEQPVLLTDGTDNPNGAACLFLLSGAPVDGYEGYTRTVLMFDGNDEDELAAARAFWKDVKAAGHDATYWQQTDRGGWTRKA, from the coding sequence ATGGAGGTCTCCTTCTACCATCTGCAGCGTCAGCCGCTCGACGCCGCCTTGCCGGTCCTGCTCGAGAAGGCGCTCGAGCGGGGCTGGCGCGCCATCGTGCGTGGCCCGGTCCGCGAGCGTCTGGAGGCGCTCGACACCCATCTCTGGACCTATGACGACGCGTCCTTCCTGCCGCACGGGCTGGCGGGCGCCGGGCCCGATCCGGCGGAGCAGCCGGTGCTTCTGACCGACGGGACAGACAATCCGAACGGCGCGGCATGCCTCTTCCTGCTGTCGGGCGCGCCGGTCGACGGCTACGAGGGCTACACGCGCACGGTGCTGATGTTCGACGGCAACGACGAGGACGAACTGGCCGCCGCACGCGCCTTCTGGAAGGACGTGAAGGCCGCGGGGCACGACGCGACCTATTGGCAGCAGACCGACCGGGGCGGCTGGACGCGGAAGGCTTAA